One genomic segment of Hordeum vulgare subsp. vulgare chromosome 2H, MorexV3_pseudomolecules_assembly, whole genome shotgun sequence includes these proteins:
- the LOC123426869 gene encoding uncharacterized protein LOC123426869: MCFFLVFLTHIIPCNVRLDFNELISEDTVIFDSPRGPYTREVNKGRNITQIGQDEWDRFIARMDINGGELMSFSFRRKTSRLAVIYLNYEKYDDDPLDEAIFSQRITRLSEDETDMLWEKLPPRDAYVGMPFATRVTQTMVNYHVMKLPKNLCVSCGIEPDEEVIAGPRLTTRGVITTCDYVVHTDGHNIFSATRWSNFLAGKNLRVGHTVLVTIRNTPCHDLRIMIVIKFARAK, encoded by the exons ATgtgtttttttttggtttttcttacACATATCATTCCTTGCAATGTGAGATTGGATTTCAATGAGCTCATATCTGAAGACACTGTCATCTTCGACTCTCCTAGGGGGCCCTACACTAGGGAGGTCAATAAGGGACGAAATATCACCCAGATTGGACAAGATGAATGGGATCGTTTCATTGCCCGCATGGATATCAATGGGGGTGAATTGATGAGCTTCTCCTTTAGAAGGAAAACTTCAAGGCTTGCTGTTATCTATCTCAACTATGAGAAATACGATGATGACCCACTTGATGAAGCAATCTTTTCCCAAAGAATTACCAGGCTGAGCGAGGATGAAACTGACATGCTTTGGGAAAAACTTCCGCCGCGTGATGCCTATGTCGGGATGCCATTCGCGACCCGCGTGACACAAACGATGGTTAACTACCATGTCATG AAATTACCTAAGAATCTATGTGTGAGCTGTGGCATCGAGCCGGATGAAGAAGTAATTGCAGGACCACGCCTTACTACAAGGGGCGTCATCACCACATGTGATTATGTAGTGCACACAGACGGGCACAATATCTTCAGTGCAACTAGGTGGAGCAACTTCCTTGCTGGCAAGAATCTCCGGGTTGGACATACCGTCCTAGTCACTATCAGGAACACCCCATGCCATGACTTGAGGATTATGATCGTTATTAAGTTTGCTCGTGCGAAATGA